The Alosa alosa isolate M-15738 ecotype Scorff River chromosome 11, AALO_Geno_1.1, whole genome shotgun sequence sequence ttctgacaGAGGCACTTGCCTGAAATAGTATTTGGGGTCACAACTTAACAtagttgtgctgtgctgttccaCATTCAGTGTCTTAATTGGATTGTATTGGCAGACcacttatatatataaataacttgTAATGACATAACGACAAAACACAGTGTAGTATTTATTTGTACTCCTTGTGTGGTTTGGAATGATATAACATATTATTGTATGTCTTATTACACCATAGGAAGTATTTGACTTAAGGCAttcaataatttaaaaataatcaaGTAATTGAAGTGTACATATTTGTTAGCTGATGGTAGCTGAGTAATAAAACCTAATTTAACAGGAGTCAGACTTGTCAGTCATGTACAGGGATCTGCTGTGAGGAGCTGTCAGTCTTGCTTTCTGGTCGTCTGAAGAAGTTAGCTCTTGTGCCCTTAGCAGTTATCACAGATATCAGCCACTCCTAACAGGACCTGAAGTTTTCGATGCCTCCTCCTTCTCAAACCCTCCCCTAAACTCAGCCTATTCTACTCACCGTCACCTTTTCTGATTGCCTCAGGTGAGCAGAAAAAGACATGGCTCGTACCAAGCAGACCGCCCGTAAGTCTACTGGAGGCAAAGCCCCCCGTAAGCAGCTGGCCACCAAAGCTGCCCGCAAGAGTGCGCCATCTACTGGTGGGGTAAAGAAGCCCCATCGTTACAGGTGAGTCATGACCcaacctatgtgtgtgtgtgtgtgtctgtgaactgGGCACCATGGCCAAATTCAAGTTGATGGTCTTGTTGAAAACACAGGAGAGAATAAGATTTGTGGTGATGCTCaaatagactgtgtgtgtttcataacAGTGTGGTGCCTTTAGGTTCTTCTTGGGCTTATGTTTCTGATGTTATCTGTGTTCCCCAGGCCTGGAACTGTGGCTCTGCGTGAGATCCGTCGGTACCAGAAGTCCACTGAGCTGCTGATCCGCAAGCTGCCCTTCCAGCGCCTGGTGAGGGAGATCGCTCAGGACTTCAAGACTGACCTCCGTTTCCAGAGCGCAGCCATTGGAGCTCTGCAGGTTTGTTCAAGTAGCTTACTCTGaattggtacacacacacacacacacacaaacacaaacacaaacacacacatacaaacacactcacagagccAGTATGTGTGCACGACGTTGCGTGCAAAGTAAAGACATGTAGTTTACAGAAAGAAATGTGGGATGACCAGAACGGGTGCAGTCACTGACTAAAGCGACTTTATGTAGGGATACTTAGATCATGTAAAAACAAGCTTGTAATAGATAGCAGAGATG is a genomic window containing:
- the h3f3c gene encoding H3 histone, family 3C — protein: MARTKQTARKSTGGKAPRKQLATKAARKSAPSTGGVKKPHRYRPGTVALREIRRYQKSTELLIRKLPFQRLVREIAQDFKTDLRFQSAAIGALQEASEAYLVGLFEDTNLCAIHAKRVTIMPKDIQLARRIRGERA